The bacterium genomic interval TCGATCCGCCCGAGGAGCTTGTCGAGGTCCTCGAACGTCTTGGCGATCTTCAGTACTTCCTTGCGGGACATGGCAACTCGGCTCGATTCACTGGGAAGAGCGCTCGCGCTCTTCGAGGTATTTCGTGAGGGAGCGATGGACCTGTCGGGCGCGTTCGCCTCGCCAGCCCTGCATCGACGTCAGCACGAAATACGCCTGCTGCGGAATCGCATCGGCGCCCTGCTGCTTGATCGCTTCGAGCGCCTGCTCGGCGACCGAGACGACCACGCCACTCGGACACGAGCGCGTCACGAACATGATCGCTTCGATCACGCCCAGGTCGCGCGCGTAGTCGCGGTCTTCGTCGCCGGCATCGCCGGTTCCGTCAGTCGTGTCCGCGTTCGACGTCATCGGTCGCGGGCATCCTCCCCCAAGCACCGAACGATATCGCATTCGGGTGCGACATTCTCCGACATCGCACGATCGAGCGTGATCGGGACGGGCAGGCTGCACGCGTCGCGACGACACGAACTCGGTCGACGTCGTCTCGATCGATGACTCGGTCGCGCCCTCCACACGGAACGGGTCCGCACCGCCGTCGCGTCGCGCTTCGCCGCGCCGATCCACTTTCCGCTGGACACCCGCCGTCCGGGGCGAGGCCGGTGGCGACGAAACGCTCGGCAAGGCCGGTGCGCTCGTCCTTGCCGGCGACCGACGCGGTCTCTCCGTTCGCGAGGCGTGATGTGTCGTGACTTGCGACGGAGGGCGGACGCTCGACCCGAACGGGCGGACGGTCGAGCTCATGCGCGTCGATCCGATCGAAGGGAACGGTGCGTCCTTCGCCCGCTTCGTCGTGTCGGACGGGCTCTGCACCTGCGACCCGTTCCGGGTCGGCCGAACCGCCGTGTTCGGCCGGGTCAGCGGCGGGAGGACGGCTGCAACGGCGCTGGGCCCTCGAGATCGCCGGGCCGGCGACGCAGCTCGTGTCCGGGCACCGCCCCGGGTCGCGAGCGGCTCGTGCCTCGCGTGTCCGTCGCCCCGCGCCGAGATTCGCGACCGTGTTCGCAAGATGGCCGATGGGCGGTCCGCCCGTCGCGCCGATGGCTTCGGCGGGTCGCATGTGATCGTCTCGAGTCGTCCGATTGACCCTTGGGGGAATAAAATCGATTAATATGATGTCCTTAAACGAGGGGCCTTTGTCATTGATGACGAAACTCGGGCCCGGCATCCTCTTCCCATGTCGAGCCCGCCGCTTCCGCCCCGACGAATCGCGATGGTCGCCTATCCGGGCGTCCAGCTCCTCGACGTCGTCGGTCCGCTCGAGGTCTTCGCTGCGGCGAGCGAAGCGGTCGGCGTGCAAGGCGCCGACGCGACCGCCCGTGGCTACGAGATCACCGTCGTCGGCTCCGCGCCCGGCACCGTCCGGGCCTCCTCGGGGCTCGCGATCGGCGTCGACCGGGCCTACGAGGATCTGCCCGACGAGATCGACACGCTGATCGTCGCCGGCGGCCACGGGACCGCCCGGGCGTTCCGCGAGCCCCGGATCCTCGAGGCGGTTCGCTCTGGCGCCGCCCGGGCCCGGCGGACCTGCTCCGTCTGCACGGGGGCGTTCGTGCTGGCGGCGGCGGGTCTTCTCGACGGTCGGCGCGCCACGACCCACTGGGGCAGTGCTGACGAGCTCGCGCGGCGCTTCCCCGACGTCGACGTCGACCCGGATCCGATCTTCGTTCGCGACGGGGACGTCTGGACCTCGGCGGGGGTGACGGCGGGCATGGACCTCGCCCTCGCGCTGGTCGAAGACGACCTCGGGCGGGATCTCGCCCTCGAGGTGTCGCGTCGGATGGTCTTCTTCCTGAAGCGGCCCGGCGGCCAGTCCCAGTTCTCGGCCCAGCTGGCGGGTCAGGCGGCCGATCGCGATCCGCTCCGGGAGCTGCAGGCCTGGGTCGTCGAGCACCCGGCGGAGGATCACGCGGTGGAGCGCCTGGCGGCTCGGGTCTCGATGAGCCCGCGGAACTTCTCGCGGGTGTTCGCGAAGCAGGTCGGGTTGTCGCCGGGGCGCTTCGTCGAGCGGGTACGGGTCGAGGCGGCACGAAGGCGTCTCGAGGATTCGCCGGGCTCGGTAGACGCGGTCGCCAGCGACGTGGGCTTCGGCACGGCGGAGACGATGCGTCGCGCGTTCCTCCGCCAGATCGGCGTGGGACCTTCGGCCTATCGCGAACGATTCAACAGCGCCCCCTGAGCCGGACACCAACAGAGAGGAACGAACGAGATGGCGGACGACAAGCGAACGATCGGAATCGTGCTCTTCGATCGGGCGGAAGAGCTCGACTGGGTCGGGCCCTTCGAGGTCTTCACGATGGCCCGTGAGGCGTCGGGCGGAAAGGGACCCGCGAGCGAGATCGAGGTCGTGCTCGCGAGCGAGCACGGCGGTGTCGTGACGGGGGCGAAGGGACTCCGGAACGAGGTCGATTTCTCCTTCGCCGACGCACCCGACTTCGACGTCCTTCTCGTTCCGGGAGGGATCGGCACCCGGGACGAGATGAAGAATCCCGTGATGCTCGACTTCCTGCGAAAGCAGGCGGCGACCGCCGAGTGGGTCACGTCCGTCTGTACCGGCTCGATCGTGCTCGAAGCCGCGGGCCTCACGAAAGGCAAGAAGATCACGACCCACTGGGGCTATCTGCCGACCCTGCGCGAGGACGCGGCCGGTCGCGCCGAGGTCCTCGAGAACGTCCGCTACGTCCGCGACGGCAATCTGCTGACCGCGGCCGGCGTCTCGGCGGGCATCGATTCCGCGCTCTGGCTCGTCGGTCAGCTCTACGGCGTGCGCCACGCGCGGATCACCCAGAAGATGATGGAGTACGACCCGGCGCCGCCCTACGCCGCCGAGGTCTGAGCCGCCGCCGAACCGAGCCCCGAACGCACGAAGGCCGCGATCCCCGACCGGATCGCGGCCTCGTGGAGCCCGCGCGCCCGGTCCGTGCCGCGCCCGATGCGGGGGGTGCGGCGCGGGCCGGGTGGGGACTCGGGGTCGTGCAGGTCAGGCCGTCGCTGCCTCGGGCTCCGGCCGTCCCTTCGGCACGAACATCGGGGTCGTCGCCTGGTACTGCTCGTAGCGGCGACCGAAGGCGGCCACGAGGTCCCGTTCTTCGAGGCGCACGGCGACCAGGATGTAGACGGTACAGACCCCGGCGAAGAGCAGGTGGCCCACGCTCATGGTCGGCGTCGCCCAGAGCGTGACGAACCAGCCGACGTAGAGCGGATGTCGCACGAAGCGGTAGAGCGAGGGCGTGACGAAGGCATCCTCGCGGGCGTCTCTCCGCCTCAAGCCGTCCCACACCTGACGCAGCCCGAAGAGCTCGAAGTGATCGATCAGCACGGTCGAATAGAGGACGGTGCCGACCCCCACGGCGAAGAGTCCGAATCCGATCCCCTGGCCGAGCGTCGACTCGAAGCTCCAGATCGTCTCGGGCAGCGGTCGCCAGAATGCGAAGACCGCGATCATCACGACGCTCGAGAGCAGGACGTAGGTCGCCCGCTCGATCGGCTCCGGCACGATCCGCGTCCAGGCCCGCTTGAAGGCGGGGCGTGCCATGCCCGAGTGCTGGACGGCGAAGAGGGCGAGCAGCGCGAGGTCGATCGCGACGGCGGTGCCGAGCGAGCCCGTCTCCCCGGAATCGATCGACTTCGGGACGAATCGGTTCGTCAGGAAGCCAGCCGTGTAGAGGAACGTGCCGAAAAAGAGGGCGTAGGACAGGGCGCCGTAGGCGAAGTGCGCGATGCGCTGCATGTGGGTCTCCGTGATTCCATCGGGGCGGACGGGCGATCCTCGGGATCGCGTCCGCGGGCTGTGTTTCGATGGGATCAGTATCGGAGCTCCTGGGCTTCCTCTCTGTCGGGGGCTTCACACAGGCGTCGATTCAGGCGCCGGGCTTCGCAGGGACGCGTCAGGGCTTGCGAAAGCGCAGGGTCATCCGGTCACTCTCGCCGATCGCGAGATACTTCTCGCGATCCGTGTCGCCGAGCCGGAGCGTCGGCGGCAGCGTCCACACCCCGCCCTCGTAGTCGGCAGAATCGTTCGGATTCGCGTTGATCTCGCTCTTCGCGTCGAGGACGAAGCCGGCGGACTCGGCGAGGGCGATGACCTTCTCCTCGGGGACATAGCCGTTGAACTCCGAGGTGTCCGTCTTCGGCCCCGCGCGGTGCTGCACGACGCCGAGCACGCCACCGGACTTGAGGACCGCGAAGAAGGCCGCGTAGGCGTCTTTCGCTGCGCCATCGCGGATCAGACCGTGGGTGTTCCGGAAGTTGAGCACGAGATCGACGCTCTCGTCAGCGCCGAGCTGGATCGTCGGCGGGTGGAGCACGGCGAGGTCGAGATCGCCGTAGCGCTCCGGCTGCTCCTCGAAGCGCGCGAGCAGCGCCTCGTGGGATCGGGTGACGTAGGCGGGAAGGTCCGGCTTCGAGAGGTCGTAGGAGGCGGCGATGTAGCGGCCGTCCGCCGCGAGCAGCGGCGCGAGGATCTCGGTGTACCAGAGGCCGCCGCCGGGTCGGATCTCGAGGACGGACATGTCGGGCTCGAGGCCGAAGAAGGTCAGCGTCTCGACCGGGTGTCGGTAGCCGTTTCGGGCGCGGTTCGACTCGCTCCGATGGGGATCGGCCGCCGCGCGCTCGATCGCCGCCGCGACCGGATCCGGCCCGTCGGCCGTTCCGCCGCCGAGCCACTGGCAGCCGGTGGTCGCGAGCGAGAGCGACAGGAAGAGAACGGAACCGAATCGAGACATGGGAACCCTCCGCGCGGAGCGAGCGAATCGCTCTCCGCGGAGCAGAGTCTGCCGCATCCCCGTCCCCGAGACGACGCTCCGTGGCGACGAGCCCCCCGGAGCCCTCAGCGCAAGACGCGCTCACCGAAGAGCGCGTCGAGAGGCGCGCAGCGCCGAAGATCTAGTAGCCGAGGTTCGACGCCAACCACTTCTCCGCCTCGTCGGCAGAGAGATCCATCCGCGCAGCGTAGTCCTCGATCTGATCCCGACCGAGGCGACCGACCGTGAAATAGCGAGCGTCCGGGTGGGCGAAGTAGAGGCCCGAGACGCTCGCCGCCGGCGTCATCGCGCAGGTCTCCGTCAGCTCCATCCCGACCGACGGGGCGTCGAGCAGCGGAAAGAGGGTGCGCTTGGGGAGGTGGTCGGGACAGGCGGGATAGCCGAACGCGGGGCGGATCCCGCGATACCGCTCGGCGATCAGATCCTCGTTCGAGAGGTTCTCGCCGTCGCCGTAGCCCCACTCCCGGCGCGCTCGCGCGTGGAGGAACTCGGCGAAGGCCTCGGCGAGGCGATCCGCGAGGGCCTTGACCATGATCGCCTTGTAGTCGTCGTGGTCCTTCTCGAAGCGCGCCGACAGGTCTTCCGCCTCGGTTCCGCTCGTGACGGCGAACGCGCCCACGTAGTCGGCCACGCCGTCTTCGCGGCTCGCGACGAAGTCCGCCAGGCACCGGTTCGGCTTGCCGTCGGGGGCGATCGCCTGCTGCCGGAGCATCGGGAAGCGCGCGACCTCGCCGGTCAGCTCTTCATCCGCGAACAGGACGACGTCGTCGCCCTCCCGACGCGCCGGCCAGAAGCCGTAGACGCCGCGGGGCCGGAGCCACTGCTTCTCGATGATCTCGTCGAGGAGCGAGCGGCCGTGCTCGTAGAGCTCGCGCGCCGCGGCACCGACCTTCGGGTCGTCGAGGATCTTCGGGTACTTGCCCTTCAGGTCCCAGGTGGAGAAGAAGAAGGTCCAGTCGATGAAGGGGTCGAGGTCCGCCGCGCTCACGTCGTCGATCACGCGCTTGCCCAGGAACCCGGGCTTCGCGGGTGCTGCCGTGAAGTCGAGTTTCTCGGCGTTCGCGCGTGCGTCGTCGATCGCGAGCAGGGGCTTCTCCTTGCGGCCGTCGTAGATGGCCCGGAGCTTCTCCTGCTCGTCGCGGTTCTCCTGTGCGAACCCGTCCCGTCGCTCGTCGGACAGGAGGTCCGACACGACGTTGACCGAGCGCGACGCGTCGAGGACGTGCACGACTGGCTGCGAATAGTTCGGCGCGATCTTGACCGCCGTGTGCTGTCGACTCGTCGTCGCACCGCCGATCAGCAACGGCAGCTCGAGGCCTCGCCGCTCCATCTCCTTGGCGACCGACGCCATTTCGTCGAGGGACGGGGTGATCAGGCCGGACAGTCCGATCATCTGCGCGCCTTCGGAGATCGCGGCTTCGAGGATCTTGTCGGCGGGCACCATCACGCCCAGGTCGATGACCTCGTAGTTGTTGCAGCCGAGGACCACGCCCACGATGTTCTTGCCGATGTCGTGGACGTCGCCCTTGACCGTCGCCATCACGATCTTGCCCTGGCTCGATCCCTCGACCTTCTCGGCCTCGAGATAGGGTTCGAGGTAGGCGACCGCCTTCTTCATGGAGCGCGCGCTCTTCACGACCTGCGGCAGGAACATCTTGCCCGCGCCGAAGAGGTCGCCGACGACGCGCATGCCGTCCATGAGGGGGCCTTCGATCACGTCGATCGGACGACCGAGCTTCTGGCGTGCTTCTTCCGTGTCGTCGTCGATGTAGTCGACGATCCCGTGGACGAGGGCGTGGGAGAGTCGCTCCTCGACGCTGTTCTCGCGCCAGGTGAGATCGACTTCGCGCTTCTTGCCCGCGCCCTTCACGGTCTCGGCGAACTCGACCATCCGCTCGGTCGCGTCGTCGCGCCGGTTGAAGAGGATGTCCTCGACGTGCTCGAGGAGATCCTTCGGGATGTCCTCGTAGAGCTCGAGCTGGCCGGCGTTCACGATCCCCATGTCCATGCCGGCCTGTGTGGCGTGGAAGAGGAAGGCCGAGTGGATGGCTTCGCGGACGCGGTTGTTCCCTCGGAACGAGAAGGACAGGTTCGAGACACCGCCCGAGATGTGGACGCCGGGACAGCGCTCGCGGATCTCGCGAGACGCGTCGATGAAGTTCTTCGCGTAGTCGTCGTGCTCTTCGATCCCCGTCGCGATCGCGAGGATGTTCGGGTCGAAGATGATGTCTTCGGGCGGGAACCCGGCCTGGTCGACGAGGATCCGGTAGGAGCGCTCGCAGATCTCGATCTTGCGTTCGGTCGTGTCCGCCTGGCCCGCTTCGTCGAAGGCCATGACGACGACGCCGGCGCCGTAGCGACGGATCAGCTTCGCCTTCTCGAGGAAGTCGGCTTCACCTTCCTTGAGCGAGATCGAGTTCACGACCGCCTTGCCCTGGACGCAGCGGAGCCCCGCCTCGAGCACGCTCCACTTGGAGCTGTCGATCATGATCGGGATCTTCGCGACCTCGGGCTCGCTCGCGATCAGATTCAGGAAGCGGGTCATCGCCGCTTCGCTGTCGAGCATGCCCTCGTCCATGTTGACGTCGAGCAGGTTCGCGCCGCCACGCACCTGGTCGAGGGCGACCTCGAGGGCGGTGTCGTAGTCGTCGGCCTCGATCAGCTTCCGGAACTTCGCGGAGCCGGTCACGTTCGTCCGCTCGCCGATCATCTGGAAGTTCGAGTCGGGCCGGATCACGAGGGTCTCGAGCCCGGAGTAGAAGGTCGCTTCTGCTTCGGCAGCGGGAATTGCCCGGGGCGCCACGCCTTCGACCGCCTCGGCGATCGCCTGGATGTGGGGCGGCGTCGTGCCGCAGCAGCCGCCGACGAAGTTGACGAGCCCGCTCGTGGCGAATTCGCCGACCAGCTCGCCGGTCGTCGCGGGTGCCTCGTCGTACTCGCCGAAGGCGTTGGGCAGGCCGGCGTTCGGATAGCTCGAGACGTAGCAGTCGGCGATCCGGGCGAGCTCCGCCACGTGGGGGCGCATGTCCGTGGCCCCGAGCGAGCAGTTCACGCCGACCGAGAGCGGCCTCGAGTGGGCGACCGAGCGCCAGAACGCGTCGACGGTCTGGCCCGAGAGCGTGCGACCACTCGCGTCGGTGATCGCGACGGAGATCATGATCGGCAGGCGGATGCCGCTCGCTTCGAAGGCTTCGTCGATCGCGACGAGGGCCGCCTTCGCGTTCAGCGTGTCGAAGATCGTCTCGACGAGCAGAACGTCGACGTCGCCCTCGATCAGCGCGTCGACCTGCTCGCGGTAGGCGGCCTTCAGCTCCTCGAAGGTGAGGCTTCGCGCGGATGGATCGTTCACGTCCGGCGAGATGGACAGCGTCTTCGGGGTCGGGCCGACGGCACCGGCGACGAAGCGCGGCTTCGACGGATCCTTCGCGGTCCACGCTGCGGCCGACTCTGCGGCGATTCGTGCGGACGCGAGATTGAGGTCGCGCACCGTGTGCTCGAGGGCGTAGTCCGCCTGGGAGATCGCGTTCGAGCCGAAGGTGTTCGTCTCGACGATGTCCGCGCCGGCGGCGAAGAAGTCGTCGTGGATCTTCCGGATGACGTCGGGGCGCGTGAGCGAGAGGAGCTCGTTGTCCCCCTTCAGCTCGCTCTCGTGGTCGACGAAGGTGTCTCCCCGGAAGTCCTTCTCCTCGAGTCCGAAGCCCTGGATCATCGAGCCCATCGCCCCGTCGAGGACGAGGATCTTCTCGCGGAGGAGACCGAGGAGCGTCTCGATGCGTTCGGGTCGGGCAGGGCGGCTGGACATGGCATGAGCTCCAGGGGGAAGCGCCGACGGCAGAGCCGCCGCGGCCGATTCGAAGGGCGCGAAGTTAACATCAGGACATTCGGATATCCAGATATAAGGGTTGAGGCAGGCTGATGCCCCCGGGGGCAAGCGACGGCGCCGAGACCGAGCGTCGTCCTGCGACTTCCTATAGTGGCGGGGAGCAGGTCGAGGAGTGGCTCGAGGCGAGATGGCAGCGTTGCGGCAGTTCCTGGCGCGACCCGACGTGCGCGAGCACTGCGAGATCGCGGGTCGTTTCGGCGTGATGGCGTATCACGGCGGGAACCTCGAGCGTACGACCGACGCGGTCGCGACCGAGGTCGCCGCCCGGACGGGCGCCTCCCTCTATACCGTCGCCCAGGCCGCGCCGAGTCGGACCCACCTCGCCTCGACGGCTTTCGATCCCGCCCACTCCGACGCGCTGGCCCGCTTCCTCGACCACGTCGACGTCGTCGTCACGATCCACGGCTACGGCCGCCGCCGGCTCCGCCATCACCTCCTGCTCGGTGGACGCAATCGTTCGCTCGCGACCCACGTGGCCGGCCACCTGCGCCGCGACCTGCCAGCGCGCTACGTCGTGCTCGACGACCTCGATCGAATTCCGAACGAGCTGCGCGGCCAGCACGAACGGAACCCGGTCAACCGACCGCCAGGGCAGGGTGTGCAGATCGAGCTTCCGCCTTCGATCCGCTGGAACTGGCGGGAGTGGGGGTGGTCGGATCACGCGGGCGTGTCGCGAACGGTCGCCATCCAGCGACTGATCGACGGCTTGTCCGCCGCCGTCGAGAACTGGCCGATCGCGCGCCCCTGAAGCGGGTCGGGCCCTTCGCTCAGCGCGTCATCCGGTCCCGATAGTCCCACACGGTCAGCCGTTCCACCTCGACGGCGATCAGGACTTCGTGGTCCGCCCGGGAGAGCAGCCACTTCGCGAGGGAAGACGAGCGGTCTCCGAGGTAGCGATCGATCAGGCGTCCGAGCTCCCGGGGCCCTCCGTCCGGGCCGACGGTCGCGCGGCCGGTCCCGCGGACGCCGAAGTAGGGCGGCTCGTTCGGGGCCAGCTCGAAGCCGCAGCGGGGGTCGCGCGCGAGCGCTTTCGCGACCCAGGCGTCGGCCTGCGTGGCACAGAGGAGACGGTCGCCGTCACGGCGGAACCAGAGGGAGCAGACGCGTGGGTAGCCCCGGGCGTCGGTGGCCGAGAGGCGGAGCGGGGCGATGAATCCGTCGAGGTGGTCGTCCACTTCCGATCGAGACCACGGGCTGTCTTCGGCGATCTGCACGGCTCCCCTCCTTCGCACGGAATGTTCACGCAGACGAAGTGCGTCGCAACCAACGTCGGAAGGCGGCCATCACGGCGGCGTGCAACGGTGCCTGCGTCCAGAGATAGATCCACCAGGGCAGGCGCGGCGCGTAGTCCTGGAGCGCGGACAGGGCCCCGTCTCCGTCCGGCGTGCTGCGGAACTCGAGTCGCGGTTCGCCGCTCGGGCGCTCGGCGGCGAGGAGGCCACCGACGACGTCGAGGACGTAGCGGCCCGAGGAGGTCGCGACGTCCCGGGGACGGAGGCGGATCAGGGGTGCCCGCAGCCCGCGAAGGCGGATCGTCGTCTCTTCTTCGTTCGTCGTGACGATCAGGAGCGCGGGGACCAGGCGCCCGAGCCACTCGACGTAGGCCCGCCCGAGCCAGCTCGCGTCCCGACCCTCCGGGAGGGGGAGGCGCTGGACCGACCGGGCGATCGGACGCTTCCACCCGCCCGTGTGGTCGACGGAATCCGCGAGCGCTTCCCGGAAGGGTCGACCCGGGAAGCCCATCTCCTCCTGCAGCCAGGGGTCCTTCACGACCATCGGATGCCGCAGACTCTCGATCAGCGGGCGCACGAGACTGCGCGAGTTGCCCGTCACGAGCGAGACCCAGAGCTCCGAGAGCGCCGGCGACACGAAGGGAACCGGGATCATCGGGCGTCTGCGCCCGAGGACCTGCGCCGTCGTCTTCATCATCTCGCGGTAGGTCATGACGTCCGGTCCGCCGACGTCGCAGATCCGCCCGGTCGTGGATTCGTGGTGGCAGCAGTAGGCGAGGATCTCGATCACGTCCGAGAGGGCGATCGGCTGGGTCTCGGACGAGGTCCAGCTCGGGCAGACCATGAGCGGCAGCCGTTCGACCAGACGGACGAGGAGGTTGAGCGACGAGCCCTCCGGGCCGACGACGAGGCCCGCACGAACCGCCGTCACCGGAACGCCGTGGGCAGCGAGGGCGTGCTCGACCTCCGCTCGACTCGCGAGGTGGCTCGAGATGCCCTTGTGCTCGTCCGGCGGAAGGAGGCCGCCCAGGTAGACGATCCGCTCGACCCCCGCCTCCGCCGCGGCCCGACCGAAGTTGTCGGCGATCAGCAGGTCGAGATCGTCGAAGCGGCCCTGCGTCAGTCGTGCGTTCGGGCTCATCGAGTGGACGAGATAGACCGCGAGGTCCGCGCCCTCGAGCGCTTCGCGGGTCTGCCGAACCGAGAAGAGATCACATCGTCGCGGCTCGATGCCGGGCGTCACCTCGCCGCCCGTATCCGCGTCGTCCCCACGACGCTGGCGTCGACCGAGGGTGAGTACGCGATCCGTCGGTGCGAGCTTGCGGGCGAGCGCGGAGCCGACGAACCCCGAGGCGCCGGCGATCGCGATGCGAAGGGGAAGGCGGGCTTCGGCGGCAGGCAAGTCGGGGATCGAAGACATGGACACGGTGGAGCCTAGCCGCGCGGTGGCCTCGCCGTCTCTCAGCCCTCGATCTCGCGGCGCCAGCGGCCGCCCTTGAACTGCTCGAGGATCTTCTCGACCCGCACCGTCGCCTCGTCGGGGATGAGTGCTGCGTCCCGGTGGCTCTGCAGGAAATCGTTGAGTCCCGCGACCGACGCGAGCATCTCGCGGTCGGCTTGCACGAAGCCCATCGTCCAGCTCCCGAAGGCGCGTTGTGGCGACTCTTCACGGAGCAGGACCCGGGTGTCCGTGTGACGATCGTCCGACTCGATGACGTCGTAGAGGGACTCGATTACTTCGAGGTCGCCCTCGAGGACCTGCAGGAAGGTCGGATCTGCGTAGAGGAGCATGCCGGAGACGCCGAGTCGACCGTTCTTGGCGCGGATGTGCGCGAGCAGCTCGAGCAGCTCGTCGGCGTCGCAGGGATCGACGGCGCGGCTGGTGTACACGATGCGATGAATCGCGGTTTCCGGTTCCTGGTCGGGTCGTTCGTCGGGCATGAGGTCGGGATCGCCCGATCGGCTGGAAGGCTTGATCGAGGGATTCACCGAGTGGGTTCGCCCACCCGATAGGCCCTACCCGCGGGGTGACGTTCGGATTCATCTGCGCGGGGTGGTTGCCAGGAGATCCGGTGTGCCCAGGATTCGCGTCCGAGCGCGAGCGGCCCGAAGAGGCCGCCTCTCGCACCGATGGACCCATTTCCGGAGCCCGTTCATGACCGCGACCACCCAACCCTTCCAGGCCGAGACGCAGAAGCTGCTCGATCTGATGATCCACTCCCTCTACTCGAACAAGGAGGTCTTTCTTCGCGAGCTGATCTCGAATGCGTCCGACGCCCTCGACCGACGTCGCTTCGAGGCGGTCTCGAACCCGGAGCTCGCGGTGGAAGGGGAACTCGGGATCGAGCTGGTCGCGAACCGAATCGACCGGACCCTCACGATCTCGGACAACGGGATCGGCATGAACCGGGAGGAGCTGGTCGAACACCTCGGGACGATCGCGCGATCGGGCACGCTCGAGTTCCTGAAGCGGGCAGGCGAGAGTGACGACGCGAGCCCGGATCTGATCGGTCAGTTCGGTGTCGGCTTCTACGCGAGCTTCATGGTCGCCGACGAAGTCGACGTCGTGAGTCGCCGAGCCGGTGAAGACAAGGCCGCGCGGTGGACCTCGAAGGGCGCCGGGGAGTATTCGCTCGACGATGCGGAGCGGGAAGCAGCCGGGACGACGATCCGGCTCACCCTCAAGGAAGTCGACGGCGAGGCCGGACTCTCGGACTTCGCCGACGAGTGGGTCCTCCGCAACGTCGTGAAGAAGTACTCGGACTTCGTCGCCTACCCGATCACGCTCACGGTCATCGAAGAGGCCTCCATGCCCGAGCCCGAGGACGGCGACGAAGCGATCGACGTCACGCCGGGCGAACCGCTCGAGCGCGCGGTGGACGCGCCGCTCAACTCGATGAAGGCGATCTGGACGCGGCCGGAGGCGGAGGTCGAAGAGGACGACTTCAACGAGTTCTACAAGCACGTCACCCACGACTTCCAGGACCCGATGCTCCGCGTCAGCACGTCGATCGAGGGCACCTTCGAGGCGAAGGCGCTCCTCTACGTGCCGGGCAAGGCGCCCTTCGACCTCTACCACCGCGAGCGCGCGCACAACGGCGTGCAGCTCTACGTACGGCGCGTCTTCATCATGGACGAGTGCCGGGAGCTCCTGCCGGAGTGGCTGCGCTTCGTTCGCGGCGTCGTCGATGCCGAGGATCTCTCGCTCAACGTCTCGCGGGAGATGCTCCAGCAGGACAAGCAGATCCAGACGATCCGCAAGCACCTGGTCAAGAAGGTCGCCGACAGCCTCAAGAAGATGTCGAAGGACGAACCCGAGGCGTACCTCTCGTTCTGGGGCGAGTTCGGTCCCGTCGTGAAGGAGGGCCTCCTCGACTGGGAAGAAAAGAAGGACCGGATCTTCGATCTCGTCCTCGCGCCTTCGACGAACCACGACACGGAGCTCACCGGCCTGACGAGCTACATCGAGCGCATGTCCGACGACCAGGAGGCGATCTACTACATCGCGGGTCCGAACCTCGACGTGCTGCGTCGCTCGCCTCATCTCGAGGCGTTCGAGGAGAAGGGGATCGAGGTCCTCTTCCT includes:
- a CDS encoding pyridoxamine 5'-phosphate oxidase family protein yields the protein MQIAEDSPWSRSEVDDHLDGFIAPLRLSATDARGYPRVCSLWFRRDGDRLLCATQADAWVAKALARDPRCGFELAPNEPPYFGVRGTGRATVGPDGGPRELGRLIDRYLGDRSSSLAKWLLSRADHEVLIAVEVERLTVWDYRDRMTR
- a CDS encoding poly-gamma-glutamate hydrolase family protein, which encodes MAALRQFLARPDVREHCEIAGRFGVMAYHGGNLERTTDAVATEVAARTGASLYTVAQAAPSRTHLASTAFDPAHSDALARFLDHVDVVVTIHGYGRRRLRHHLLLGGRNRSLATHVAGHLRRDLPARYVVLDDLDRIPNELRGQHERNPVNRPPGQGVQIELPPSIRWNWREWGWSDHAGVSRTVAIQRLIDGLSAAVENWPIARP
- a CDS encoding BLUF domain-containing protein, which encodes MPDERPDQEPETAIHRIVYTSRAVDPCDADELLELLAHIRAKNGRLGVSGMLLYADPTFLQVLEGDLEVIESLYDVIESDDRHTDTRVLLREESPQRAFGSWTMGFVQADREMLASVAGLNDFLQSHRDAALIPDEATVRVEKILEQFKGGRWRREIEG
- a CDS encoding NAD(P)H-binding protein; this translates as MSSIPDLPAAEARLPLRIAIAGASGFVGSALARKLAPTDRVLTLGRRQRRGDDADTGGEVTPGIEPRRCDLFSVRQTREALEGADLAVYLVHSMSPNARLTQGRFDDLDLLIADNFGRAAAEAGVERIVYLGGLLPPDEHKGISSHLASRAEVEHALAAHGVPVTAVRAGLVVGPEGSSLNLLVRLVERLPLMVCPSWTSSETQPIALSDVIEILAYCCHHESTTGRICDVGGPDVMTYREMMKTTAQVLGRRRPMIPVPFVSPALSELWVSLVTGNSRSLVRPLIESLRHPMVVKDPWLQEEMGFPGRPFREALADSVDHTGGWKRPIARSVQRLPLPEGRDASWLGRAYVEWLGRLVPALLIVTTNEEETTIRLRGLRAPLIRLRPRDVATSSGRYVLDVVGGLLAAERPSGEPRLEFRSTPDGDGALSALQDYAPRLPWWIYLWTQAPLHAAVMAAFRRWLRRTSSA
- the htpG gene encoding molecular chaperone HtpG; translation: MTATTQPFQAETQKLLDLMIHSLYSNKEVFLRELISNASDALDRRRFEAVSNPELAVEGELGIELVANRIDRTLTISDNGIGMNREELVEHLGTIARSGTLEFLKRAGESDDASPDLIGQFGVGFYASFMVADEVDVVSRRAGEDKAARWTSKGAGEYSLDDAEREAAGTTIRLTLKEVDGEAGLSDFADEWVLRNVVKKYSDFVAYPITLTVIEEASMPEPEDGDEAIDVTPGEPLERAVDAPLNSMKAIWTRPEAEVEEDDFNEFYKHVTHDFQDPMLRVSTSIEGTFEAKALLYVPGKAPFDLYHRERAHNGVQLYVRRVFIMDECRELLPEWLRFVRGVVDAEDLSLNVSREMLQQDKQIQTIRKHLVKKVADSLKKMSKDEPEAYLSFWGEFGPVVKEGLLDWEEKKDRIFDLVLAPSTNHDTELTGLTSYIERMSDDQEAIYYIAGPNLDVLRRSPHLEAFEEKGIEVLFLTDPVDEVWANQGPLEYAGKPFRSIGHGEVELGSDEDKERAKEDLGKKEESFQDLLAAMKASIEGDVKEVRLSSRLKSSASCLVLEEGDLSPQLEAMLRQAGQAIPERQPILELNPDHAVVAALGKRFEANPTDPRIGKSARLLLGQAILAEGGQLDDPTAFAELVNELMAETL